A single region of the Drosophila miranda strain MSH22 chromosome 2, D.miranda_PacBio2.1, whole genome shotgun sequence genome encodes:
- the LOC108154785 gene encoding 60S ribosomal protein L6 codes for MAPVEKAKKVAKSAKKGKKHPLNSYLKGGILRYSKAQMYKRRALYRLKDKKSPVVQKEKVPITKVKKIGGPKNGGERTVFLNKSKANYPTKTFVKKRVSKANFSEHKRNTRRNLKPGTVLILLAGRHQGKRVVLLKVLNSGLLLVTGPFALNSCPLRRISQRFVIGTSSRVDLGSYKVPEHLNDGYFRRLKAKKDKKSGEADIFAAKKERFVPNEQRKKDQKEVDGALLKLIKAHPQGKYFARYLQNMFALHSSQYPHRMRF; via the exons ATGGCACCCGTCGAAAAAGCTAAGAAAGTCGCCAAATCGGCCAAGAAGGGCAAGAAGCACCCCCTCAACTCGTACCTGAAGGGCGGAATCTTGCGTTACTCCAAGGCTCAG ATGTACAAGCGTCGTGCCCTGTACCGCCTGAAGGACAAGAAGAGCCCAGTGGTGCAGAAGGAGAAGGTGCCAATCACGAAGGTGAAGAAGATCGGTGGCCCCAAGAACGGCGGTGAGCGCACAGTTTTCCTGAACAAGTCGAAGGCTAACTACCCCACCAAGACCTTCGTGAAGAAGCGCGTCTCCAAGGCCAACTTCAGCGAGCACAAGCGAAACACTCGCCGCAACCTGAAGCCCGGTACCGTGCTCATCTTGCTGGCTGGTCGCCACCAGGGCAAGCGCGTCGTCCTGCTGAAGGTGCTGAACTCCGGCCTGCTCCTGGTCACCGGACCCTTCGCCCTCAACTCGTGCCCACTGCGTCGCATCTCCCAGCGCTTCGTCATCGGCACATCGTCGCGTGTGGACTTGGGCTCGTACAAGGTGCCCGAGCATCTGAACGACGGCTACTTCCGCCGCCTCAAGGCCAAGAAGGACAAGAAGTCTGGTGAGGCCGACATCTTTGCCGCTAAGAAGGAGCGCTTCGTGCCCAACGAGCAGCGCAAGAAGGACCAGAAGGAGGTGGACGGTGCCCTGCTGAAGCTCATCAAGGCCCATCCCCAGGGTAAATACTTCGCAAGGTACTTGCAGAACATGTTCGCCCTGCACTCCTCCCAATACCCACACCGCATGCGCTTCTAA
- the LOC108154781 gene encoding acyl-coenzyme A thioesterase 9, mitochondrial, which translates to MHRLIARGAWRILAKRNTTRGSLMPCAFFASHNRRQYGTKKSEDSPGFKLTSDHCSGNLADVAKSIRERVDVDFGYNTVPKPRDHLLKYQPKLEDLPTRSMLDSHTTVVLPLSSDEYIRERYVNYLGRVRMGRVMEELDMIAVWLCHRHVLLPNLPKDVPLPYTFVTLLVDMVEFSNIERLKANYDIHLSGHISWTGRSSMETTIYVQQLADGEYIDVTRALFLMVARNATNTGSAPVNPLKPADETEKAIWKEAEKRQKQRRAAHTESVLNSPPREHEQAIMYNLLKRTTIPDNMDLNRRVLPPKCRWMQDSQQTTMISPFPENRNAQNTIFGGYIMRQAVEISFIMASIYLRGRPILHCISDISFLSPVRVNTFLQMTAYVVYTNKNYVQLMTVAHIWDVQSGEDRTTNIFYLTYKADKIVDEVLPRSYREMLWYIHGRRKLLAALKLDPQYPDETKETDAKPKATENK; encoded by the exons ATGCATCGTCTGATAGCTCGTGGAGCGTGGAGAATTCTGGCAAAGAGAAACACCACCAGAGGATCGTTAATGCCCTGCGCATTCTTTGCCAGCCACAATCGCAGGCAGTATGGGACGAAGAAATCAGAGGATTCCCCCGGATTCAAGTTGACATCCGATCACTGTTCGGGAAACCTAGCGGATG TCGCGAAGAGCATCCGCGAACGGGTGGATGTGGATTTCGGCTACAATACGGTGCCCAAGCCGCGCGATCATCTCTTAAAGTACCAGCCAAAACTCGAGGATCTACCGACACGCAGCATGCTGGACTCCCACACCACGGTCGTGCTGCCTCTTAGCTCGGATGAATATATACGGGAGCGGTATGTCAACTATTTGGGTAGGGTTCGCATGGGACGTGTCATGGAGGAGCTGGATATGATCGCAGTGTGGCTGTGCCACCGCCATGTGCTGCTACCCAATCTCCCAAAGGACGTACCGCTGCCATACACGTTTGTCACGCTTCTTGTGGACATGGTGGAGTTCAGCAACATTGAGCGACTCAAGGCCAATTATGACATACATCTGAGTGGGCACATTTCGTGGACAGGCCGCAGCTCCATGGAGACCACCATCTATGTGCAGCAGCTGGCGGATGGCGAGTACATCGATGTGACCAGGGCCCTCTTTCTGATGGTGGCACGCAATGCCACCAACACGGGCTCGGCCCCCGTTAATCCCCTGAAGCCAGCCGACGAGACGGAGAAAGCCATCTGGAAGGAGGCCGAGAAGCGGCAGAAGCAGCGTCGCGCAGCGCATACCGAATCGGTGCTCAACTCTCCGCCGCGCGAACACGAGCAGGCCATTATGTATAACCTGCTCAAGCGCACCACCATACCGGACAACATGGATCTCAATCGCCGCGTCCTGCCCCCCAAATGCCGATGGATGCAGGACTCGCAGCAAACCACCATGATATCCCCATTCCCAGAGAATCGCAACGCCCAGAATACCATATTCGGGGGCTATATTATGCGGCAGGCCGTCGAGATTAGCTTCATCATGGCTAGCATCTATCTGCGCGGCCGTCCCATACTCCATTGCATCTCCGACATTAGCTTCTTGAGCCCCGTGAGGGTAAACACGTTCCTGCAGATGACCGCCTATGTGGTGTACACGAACAAGAACTATGTGCAGCTGATGACGGTGGCCCACATCTGGGATGTGCAGAGTGGCGAGGACAGGACCACGAATATCTTCTACCTCACCTACAAGGCCGACAAGATTGTGGACGAAGTGCTGCCGCGATCGTATCGCGAAATGCTCTGGTATATTCATGGCAGACGAAAGCTACTGGCGGCACTCAAGCTGGACCCGCAATACCCAGATGAAACCAAGGAGACCGATGCAAAGCCAAAGGCGACTGAAAATAAATGA
- the LOC108154782 gene encoding acyl-coenzyme A thioesterase 9, mitochondrial-like isoform X1, with product MLRSLLGARKCWGLVSRAAGQTRHRFEVSPVVCTVSSRRHYSPPTHIKQSAVANDSGTMAEIKLEMMKRLGLEPGYHPLPKSREHLLKYQPKLEDLPARAMQDSFTSAILPLSTDRTLQDKYVNYLGSVRLGRLLEDMDMFAAWCCHKHLKLPNLPEGVHLPYTFVTILVDRIDFTKLKASGTEDIRLSGHVSWVGTSSIEVVVWLEQMVNGSYQKLTRALFLMAARNAINTGAAPVNPIQPANDEEKVILAGGKDRKRQRQIRCAESVFNVEPNDPEQTLMYQLYKRTTPSTTLELNKRILPPNCRWMSDSYQMSTIPSFPEHRNHHNRVFGGFLMRSASEISWAAAFLYCKKRPKLEHISDISFEKPVGVDSFIKMTAYVVYTNLNYMQIMTVADVLDTQTGNQVTTNTFYYTFSAPDTVTEVLPRSYHETMWYIQGRRKFEASMGLK from the exons ATGCTGCGTTCGCTGTTGGGAGCACGTAAGTGCTGGGGTTTGGTCAGCAGAGCTGCTGGCCAGACCAGACATCGCTTCGAGGTGTCGCCCGTTGTCTGTACGGTGTCCAG CAGACGGCATTACTCACCGCCGACGCACATCAAGCAATCGGCGGTGGCCAATGATTCCGGCACCATGGCCGAGA TCAAGCTGGAGATGATGAAGAGGTTGGGCCTGGAGCCGGGCTATCATCCGCTGCCCAAGTCGCGCGAGCACTTACTCAAGTATCAGCCCAAGCTGGAGGATCTGCCGGCACGCGCCATGCAGGACTCTTTCACGTCGGCCATTCTACCCCTGAGCACGGACCGTACACTGCAGGACAAGTACGTGAACTATCTGGGCAGTGTGCGCTTGGGCAGGCTGTTGGAGGATATGGACATGTTTGCTG CCTGGTGCTGTCACAAGCATTTGAAGCTGCCCAATCTCCCGGAGGGTGTGCATCTGCCATATACGTTTGTGACCATACTTGTGGATCGCATTGATTTCACCAAGCTGAAGGCCTCCGGCACCGAGGATATTCGTCTGTCTGGTCATGTCTCATGGGTGGGCACCAGCTCCATTGAGGTTGTGGTGTGGCTGGAGCAAATGGTGAATGGCAGCTACCAGAAACTGACGCGGGCTCTCTTCCTGATGGCCGCCAGGAATGCTATCAACACCGGGGCGGCTCCAGTAAACCCCATTCAGCCGGCCAACGATGAGGAGAAGGTAATCCTGGCCGGAGGCAAAGATCGCAAGCGTCAGCGCCAGATCCGTTGCGCAGAGTCCGTCTTCAATGTGGAGCCCAACGATCCCGAGCAGACGCTCATGTATCAACTGTACAAACGGACCACGCCCAGCACCACTCTGGAGCTGAACAAGCGCATTCTGCCGCCCAACTGCCGCTGGATGTCGGACTCGTACCAGATGAGCACCATACCCTCGTTCCCGGAGCATCGGAATCACCATAACCGAGTCTTTGGGGGATTCCTGATGCGTAGCGCCAGCGAGATAAGTTGGGCGGCCGCCTTCCTCTACTGCAAGAAGCGGCCCAAGCTGGAGCACATCTCGGACATTAGCTTCGAGAAGCCAGTGGGTGTGGACAGCTTCATCAAGATGACGGCCTATGTGGTCTACACGAACCTCAACTATATGCAGATCATGACCGTGGCGGATGTGCTAGACACGCAAACGGGCAATCAGGTCACCACAAACACATTCTACTACACCTTTTCGGCGCCGGACACAGTCACCGAGGTGTTGCCACGCTCCTACCACGAGACCATGTGGTACATCCAGGGACGCCGCAAGTTTGAGGCCAGCATGGGTCTGAAGTAG
- the LOC108154782 gene encoding acyl-coenzyme A thioesterase 9, mitochondrial-like isoform X2, producing MLRSLLGARKCWGLVSRAAGQTRHRFEVSPVVCTVSRRHYSPPTHIKQSAVANDSGTMAEIKLEMMKRLGLEPGYHPLPKSREHLLKYQPKLEDLPARAMQDSFTSAILPLSTDRTLQDKYVNYLGSVRLGRLLEDMDMFAAWCCHKHLKLPNLPEGVHLPYTFVTILVDRIDFTKLKASGTEDIRLSGHVSWVGTSSIEVVVWLEQMVNGSYQKLTRALFLMAARNAINTGAAPVNPIQPANDEEKVILAGGKDRKRQRQIRCAESVFNVEPNDPEQTLMYQLYKRTTPSTTLELNKRILPPNCRWMSDSYQMSTIPSFPEHRNHHNRVFGGFLMRSASEISWAAAFLYCKKRPKLEHISDISFEKPVGVDSFIKMTAYVVYTNLNYMQIMTVADVLDTQTGNQVTTNTFYYTFSAPDTVTEVLPRSYHETMWYIQGRRKFEASMGLK from the exons ATGCTGCGTTCGCTGTTGGGAGCACGTAAGTGCTGGGGTTTGGTCAGCAGAGCTGCTGGCCAGACCAGACATCGCTTCGAGGTGTCGCCCGTTGTCTGTACGGTGTCCAG ACGGCATTACTCACCGCCGACGCACATCAAGCAATCGGCGGTGGCCAATGATTCCGGCACCATGGCCGAGA TCAAGCTGGAGATGATGAAGAGGTTGGGCCTGGAGCCGGGCTATCATCCGCTGCCCAAGTCGCGCGAGCACTTACTCAAGTATCAGCCCAAGCTGGAGGATCTGCCGGCACGCGCCATGCAGGACTCTTTCACGTCGGCCATTCTACCCCTGAGCACGGACCGTACACTGCAGGACAAGTACGTGAACTATCTGGGCAGTGTGCGCTTGGGCAGGCTGTTGGAGGATATGGACATGTTTGCTG CCTGGTGCTGTCACAAGCATTTGAAGCTGCCCAATCTCCCGGAGGGTGTGCATCTGCCATATACGTTTGTGACCATACTTGTGGATCGCATTGATTTCACCAAGCTGAAGGCCTCCGGCACCGAGGATATTCGTCTGTCTGGTCATGTCTCATGGGTGGGCACCAGCTCCATTGAGGTTGTGGTGTGGCTGGAGCAAATGGTGAATGGCAGCTACCAGAAACTGACGCGGGCTCTCTTCCTGATGGCCGCCAGGAATGCTATCAACACCGGGGCGGCTCCAGTAAACCCCATTCAGCCGGCCAACGATGAGGAGAAGGTAATCCTGGCCGGAGGCAAAGATCGCAAGCGTCAGCGCCAGATCCGTTGCGCAGAGTCCGTCTTCAATGTGGAGCCCAACGATCCCGAGCAGACGCTCATGTATCAACTGTACAAACGGACCACGCCCAGCACCACTCTGGAGCTGAACAAGCGCATTCTGCCGCCCAACTGCCGCTGGATGTCGGACTCGTACCAGATGAGCACCATACCCTCGTTCCCGGAGCATCGGAATCACCATAACCGAGTCTTTGGGGGATTCCTGATGCGTAGCGCCAGCGAGATAAGTTGGGCGGCCGCCTTCCTCTACTGCAAGAAGCGGCCCAAGCTGGAGCACATCTCGGACATTAGCTTCGAGAAGCCAGTGGGTGTGGACAGCTTCATCAAGATGACGGCCTATGTGGTCTACACGAACCTCAACTATATGCAGATCATGACCGTGGCGGATGTGCTAGACACGCAAACGGGCAATCAGGTCACCACAAACACATTCTACTACACCTTTTCGGCGCCGGACACAGTCACCGAGGTGTTGCCACGCTCCTACCACGAGACCATGTGGTACATCCAGGGACGCCGCAAGTTTGAGGCCAGCATGGGTCTGAAGTAG
- the LOC108154784 gene encoding putative tricarboxylate transport protein, mitochondrial — protein sequence MQSPVPVFVAASSGEKGLKGIVAGGITGGLEILITYPTEFVKTQLQLDEKGEMKKFNGIADCVKKTVKQNGFFGLYRGLSVLLLGSIPKSAARFGAFEFFSNKMRDESGGLTMTRRFFSGMLAGMTEAVVAVTPMETIKVRFINDQRSAKPKYKGLFHGVGQIVKSDGIGGIYKGLPATVMKQGSNQAIRFFVLFTLKDLYTGRDKTKTVPKPLVGVFGAIAGAASVFGNNPLDVVKTRMQSFDSARYKNTLDCAIQVLRQEGPMAFYKGTVPRLGRVCLDVAITFMIYDTIMDVFNLLWK from the exons atGCAGTCGCCAGTTCCAGTTTTCGTTGCAGCCAGCAGTGGCGAGAAAGGGCTAAAAGGCATTGTGGCCGGAGGTATTACTGGTGGGCTGGAAATTCTCATCACATATCCCACGGAGTTCGTGAAGACCCAATTGCAGCTGGACGAAAAGGGGGAAATGAAGAAGTTCAATGGAATCGCCGACTGTGTGAAGAAAACGGTCAAGCAGAATGGATTCTTTGGCCTCTATCGAGGCTTGAGCGTCTTGCTGTTGGGCAGCATACCGAAAAGCGCCGCCAG GTTCGGTGCCTTTGAGTTCTTCAGCAATAAGATGCGTGATGAGAGTGGCGGGCTGACCATGACAAGACGCTTCTTTTCCGGCATGCTGGCTGGCATGACCGAGGCGGTGGTGGCCGTCACACCCATGGAGACAATCAAGGTGCGCTTCATCAACGATCAACGAAGCGCAAAGCCCAAGTACAAGGGACTGTTTCATGGTGTGGGCCAGATCGTCAAGAGTGACG GAATTGGTGGGATCTACAAGGGACTGCCAGCCACTGTGATGAAGCAGGGCTCCAATCAGGCCATTCGATTCTTTGTGCTCTTTACGCTCAAGGACTTGTACACTGGCAGAGACAAGACAAAGACGGTGCCAAAACCGTTGGTTGGAGTGTTTGGAGCCATTGCCGGTGCCGCATCGGTGTTTGGCAATAATCCCCTCGATGTGGTCAAGACACGAATGCAGAGCTTCGATTCCGCCAGATACAAGAACACACTGGACTGCGCCATTCAGGTCCTACGTCAGGAGGGTCCCATGGCCTTTTACAAAGGAACAGTGCCGCGCCTGGGCAGGGTCTGTCTCGATGTGGCTATTACATTCATGATCTACGATACGATCATGGATGTGTTTAATTTGCTTTGGAAATAA